The Primulina huaijiensis isolate GDHJ02 chromosome 18, ASM1229523v2, whole genome shotgun sequence DNA window ATTAAAAGAAACTTTTTATACCGTGTGCTTATGTTTGTAAATCATAATAAGCGCAGCACAGATGCAGATTCATGTCTCCACAAGCGGAAAAGACTGGACGTACAAAAATGTTAAGATAATTTGTAATTTCTAGAGTCATTTTCTAGAATATTTACTGGTACTTTGAAAGTCATCTAGGAAGTTTGGATAGCTAGTTAAAGTGTGGATCTAATAAGCCTTAGAAAATGTTAGATTTAATTTATAAGTATGCTTATGTAACCTGCTGATTGACAAATCCAaaaattaagttaaataaaataatcaagtgTATTGCATCACTTGGAATTCCTATATGCAGTACTTCAAAAATTATTCCGCTGTGCCCTTCAAATTTGTTATCAAGAACCATACTTCTTCCTTGCAACAAACAGAGAGTTGTTAGAAGTTTTAATCCACTGTTACTTCTCCTATCAATTATTGGTGTTTCACTAGGTCAGTAGCAATACCGACAGATTGCAATGGCCGGAAACTTGCCGCTCACGATGTTTAAGTATTCTTCAACCCAAGAACCAATAATCGAAGGAGAGCATTATGATTATTGGAGCACTGAAATGATGGATTTCTTTATCTCTGAAGATACACGGGACATCATTTTGGGTGCATTACTTATGCACTGAATACAGTGATGAGTCAGAAAGGTAACCGCTTCTGGAATCCGATAAAAAAAATCAGCTTGTTGAGTCAAGAGAtgttgtgtttgatgaaatggcTGGATGGCAATGGAATGAAGATGGTTCTCAAAGCCAACCAAATCAGGACTTCGTAGAATCACCATTTTTCCACAATCATGACTCACAACCAAGCACTTCAAAGCAAAGTCCTCAACCTTTAGCAGGAGAATCAGATTATGAAATATCAGATCCAGAATCTCCATTAAGAAAGGTAATATCTTTGAAGGAATTTATTATTCTTGCAATATTCTCTTGTGAACCGCAGCTTTATGTTGAATAAAAAATGACGATAATTGGGGTTCAAGCAATGAAAGATGAGATTGCGGTTATCGAGAAAAATAACACTTGGGATTTGGTGGATTTGTTCAAGGGAAAAGATGAGATCGGTCTAAAGTGGATATACAAGACCAAGTTTGGTGAAGATGGGTCAATCAAAAAACACAAGGGTCGGTCGTCTTGTAGACAAAGGTTATGCTCAACAGCTGGGCGTGTATTTCAATGAAACTTTTGCCCCTGTTGCACGAATGGAAACAATTAGAATAGCTCTTACAATTGCAGCTTATTTGGAACTCAATGTGCTACAGTAAGATGTTAAATCACCGTTCTTGAACGGGGAACTCGAAGAAGTCTACGTTGAGCAGCCGCTAGTCAAAGGCAgacaatataaattttatagacTACGAAAGGCATTGTACGATTTAAAGCAAGCTCCTAGATCTTGGAATTGCAAGATTGATGATATTTTCTTCATAATGGTTTTGAAAGAAGCAAGAACGAACCAGCTCTGTATGTGAAAAAATTGgcaattttatatgttgatgacttGATTTATTTTGGGTCTAatatgatgtttttgaaggagtTCAAGGAGAAATGATGGTAGATTTCGAGATGACTAATCTTGGAATGATGAAGTATTCGTTGGTATTCAAGTGAGGCAAGCCAATGGAAAATTTTCCTCTCACAAGAAAAGTACATTGAGGATTTGCTCAAAAAATTCTGAATGGCGAAGTGCAAGCAAGTTAGTACTCCCATGATGTCGAGTGAGAAGTTGCAGCTCAAATGACAGAAAGAGCACTTTGGCTATATATTTTGTCTTGGCTCAAAGGTGATTTCTTGGAGCTCGAGGAAGCAAAAGACGGTTGCTCTATCTTCAGCTGAAGCCGTCTATATTGCAACAACAGAAGCAGCATGCGAAGCAACTTGGTTAAGGCGAATTCTTGGCGACTTGCAGCATGTTCAAAGTCTaccaacaaaatttattgtgataACATGTCAGCTGTGGCAATGACAAAGAATCCAGTATTTCAAGCTCGTTCGAAGCATATTGAACTTCGACATCACTTTGTTCATGAATTGATAAACAAGGAGCATGTCCAAATGGAGTTCATTAACACAAGAGATCAAGTTGCAGATTTTCTAACCAAGACAATTACTTTGGAGAAGTTAGAAAAGTCCAAGCAGCGATTGAAAACTACAAATTAAGGGGGCTGTTAAGATAATTTGTAATTTCTAGAGGCATTTTCTAGAATATTTATTAGTATTTTGAAAGTCATCTAGGAAGTTTGAATAGCTTATGTAATCTGCTAATTGATACATCCAaaaattaagttaaataaaatattcaagtgTATTACATCACTTGAATTCCTATCTGCGTACTTCAAAAATTATTCCACTGTGCCcttcaaaaaaatcatttttagtcGAAAATATCATCAAACCTTTAGGCCATTGAGCTATGACATTCTCTTTCAAGGTAGCGACACTTGTAGCCACAGCAAAATTCTTTGGACCAATATCTGATCCATCATTCAGCCTAAACTTGATTTCCAGCTGATCTTTTACCGCAGacatcttcaaaataattccaGAACTACTGTTCAACAAAATATTCAGATCTCTTCCACAAAAGCAATCAGGAATCCACTCAATAACAAGAATTTCCTCTCCTTGAAGAATTATGAAAGCCATCCACATCTTTTCTTTTTGTGCATCTAAGATATGATTctaaaattaaccaaaaatacAATCTTGGAAATCTTAAGATGCACAGTCGAATAtcacaaatttataaattaaataatcagcACCACATAGATTGAtgcagaaaaaaattaaaactaattaGAACTTTTTTATCACAtcgaaaactaaaaaaaaaatgtttatcaTACCCGGTTTCAAGGAACAAGAACCAGAACGTTGACTGATCCAACTgatacaaaaagaaagagaaaaataaaGCTAAAGCTAAAGCTAAAGCTAAATAAAAAGGTAAAGTGGTATAGAATATTGAACAGTAATTCACCTCCACCTTCTTAAACAAAATATCACGAAAAAGTTATTCAAATCTTTTTCAAACTTCTAAATCAATCAAGAAATCAaacccaaaagaaaaaaaaaactcatcagTTCTCACTTTGGGTAAAAATTCAAGCTCCCACAATAAAAACTTTGAAGGAAGCAATTATTTGATCTGGGGTGTAGTTGAAATCTTCCTCTGATTCTCCTCTTTAACTAGATTTTATCAGTTTTCAAGAAACACAAAGCAGAGGTAGTGGAAAGAAGTATTATAAAATCAGAAAATACAAAAGAAGAAGCGAGAAAGGTGTGAAACGAGAAATAATGTACAGCACGTAATTACATTTTAGCAATgatatatgttaaaaatatgttaGTAATGAATTACTGATTCAGCAGGTGTGTGTATCTgtgcataaatatatattatatatacatataaataaagaaaatggtGAGAGCCAGACGAGGCTGTAGCTGTAACGGAGTTTTCAAAGTTTATAAAACATCgaattttactaaaaatatgCATAGTCGATGAACTTAAATTTTTCGCCATCGTGTTGTGTTGTGTTCTCTTATTAAAACTTGATTCCCATAACTTTACGGCTGTGAATTTTTCGCCATCGTGTAACGACCTTTGCCTTTTTGGAAATTACATATATTTTCAGTATAATTTTCGAATACCTTCAGTATTTTTTCAGATGTGTTCCTGCTACATGAGTTGAAGAGTTGTTTCACACCGATATGCTCTTTCAGCAATCTAAGTATCCGTATAAATATGGGTTTAACGAGTATCCCATCTTCACCACACCAGAATGCACCACAAGAACGATTCAAAAGGCATAAATCAAGAGTCGTTTGCtcttttaaaatgttttgaaacaATCACAGAAAATACCAATATTGAAGTATATGATGTTCTGTAAATCGAAGCTAACAACCTATCTCCTGGAGCCACCgagaagataaaatatttacGCGATGAGTAAAAAATGGGAACTAAACCTTTGTAAAAAATGAAATCAATACATAAGAGAGAAGCATCATCTCCTCAGTCGGGGGAAGAGTGGAGACCGCGCAGAGGACCTGCGATACCAATGACTCCTGAATCATGTCCCAATTTGCATTAACAAATAAATACACCCTTATTCTCTGCAAACCAAAAAGACTTCCAGCAACATCTAATTCCATCTTGAAGGCAAATAAATAATGCCCTCAGCCCAACCAAAACATTGATCGAATTTCAATACCAATCATCAGGAGTGTGGGTGAACATAACCCCTAAATGCAATCAAAGCAGGGGGTAGGGTCCCAAGTTCCCATAATGTCAGGTTTGAGTTCA harbors:
- the LOC140964435 gene encoding membrane-anchored ubiquitin-fold protein 2-like isoform X2; this encodes MWMAFIILQGEEILVIEWIPDCFCGRDLNILLNSSSGIILKMSAVKDQLEIKFRLNDGSDIGPKNFAVATSVATLKENVIAQWPKEKQNGPHTVKDVKLICAGRILENNKTVGECMSPLCDIPGAATTMHVVVQPPPEKVKKLPSEPMHKCLCVIL